GCCGCCCCGCGGCAGACGCCTAGACTCCCTGGCCCTCCGCCGGGCCGAGAGCCCCGATGTCGATGAGGCCGGCACGGCGCGCGAAGCACCAGCGCCCGTCCTCACGCACCAGCACGTCGACATGCCGGCCGACGAGGACCCTGGGTGCGCCGTCCGGCGCACTCGAGATCGCCGCCCACACACACTCGCCGGAGGCCGTGTCACTGCCGGCGGCGAGCTCGATGCGAGGGGACGCCAGCAGGTGGACGGAGCTCCTCGAACCGTCCGGGGCGAGCCGGACCACCTTGGCCGCCGCCTTCTCGATCTCCTCCCGGCCGTCCGCGCGCATGACCGGGCCGAGCCGAAGCCTGGCGTCACGCGCGAACAGCGACGCGTAGGCGGCCGGGTCCCCCGCGTCGAGGTGGCGCCCGTAGTCGATGTACAACTGGCGGATCTCCTCAAGGTCCTCGAACCGGCGCAGTCGTGCGCCCAACGAGCGGAGCTCGTCGCCCGGGTCCGCGGCTGGAACACCCACGGTCTGCCCTCCTCCTCACAGTGCCGCCCTCAGGCAGCGGATCACCGCTGTGCCGGCAGGACCTGTGCCGTCTCGCGGAGCACCCGCGCCGGCCGTCCTTCGCGCCGCCTCGACCTGGCCGACGCCCACGAGAGACGCCAGCAGCCCACAAGCTAGCAAAACATATATATAATTTCCATCAACCTCGGCAGGTGCGGCGCAGCGAGATCCGGGCACCAACGCCCCGCGGCAGCACCCTTGGCAGAGCAGGGCGACCCGACGATCTCCGAGTGGCGCCGTCAGTCCGCCGCAAGGGTGACGACGCTCACCGATGGCGTGAAATATCTAAAGATTTCACCTAGGATGGCCTACGACCCAGGGCGCAGCGGGAGAGGGAAGAGCCGTTGACTGACGAACGCGTGCTGATGGAGCGGGAGCCGGAGTCCGGCATCGCCCGCATCACGATCAACAATGCGCAACGGCGCAACTCCTACGACCCGCCGATGCGCGACCAG
The Parafrankia irregularis genome window above contains:
- a CDS encoding nuclear transport factor 2 family protein codes for the protein MGVPAADPGDELRSLGARLRRFEDLEEIRQLYIDYGRHLDAGDPAAYASLFARDARLRLGPVMRADGREEIEKAAAKVVRLAPDGSRSSVHLLASPRIELAAGSDTASGECVWAAISSAPDGAPRVLVGRHVDVLVREDGRWCFARRAGLIDIGALGPAEGQGV